Proteins from one Lepidochelys kempii isolate rLepKem1 chromosome 6, rLepKem1.hap2, whole genome shotgun sequence genomic window:
- the LOC140912430 gene encoding up-regulator of cell proliferation-like: MESGNVPREIADGLVEISWYFPGGRQNLDLFPEPIAITNLHGDIESHWLQFHFLTEISSAVFIITESINEREYELLSSLQQSRAKFYFILNPPDEKCTEILQPLRNLAPLLKFNKSHLLVKNGAPNKAEFVKKVQSTIRSIMNSTHKRVNVEEMAMTARNIGIQVDEDCEECQRAKEWTEEITGEIEDIAKYKRKMLRLQGKLWKDLAEVEKQLYGVKGQNGNPVEIDKSKLKEKWLELRTEQNKCDFTSGLTKFTEGIGHQDAMGKHYFLKWFKLNLDCIARENLSKLQDEYERTCDPILLAELDESLSASSLGVEHFMLELGQFYEAECSMVKEGKMLESQRKFSQFPDIAADLMLEGFPMELLNGDASNIPLQWVTDVLTHLHTKLGGKSKMLVLAVLGVQSTGKSTLLNTMFGLQLAVSSGRCTQGAFMSLIKVTGNLKEDLHCDFILVIDTQGLKAPQLAQMENNYERDNELATLVIGLSDITIINIAMKNATEMHGILQIVIHSFLKMEEIGQKPTFQFVHHNINDVSAEEQNTSNRKYLVEQLNEMTKLAAKKEKGSREVAFSDIMDYVPEKHNWYIPSVWHGVPPMAQVNIGYSESVCELKKFLVDHMRNRSLNTAPKDIPQFNGWMTKLWYFVKYGKSPLTKNFVTEFL, translated from the coding sequence atggagtctgggaatgTCCCTCGGGAAATTGCAGATGGGCTGGTCGAGATATCCTGGTATTTCCCTGGTGGAAGGCAGAATTTGGATCTTTTCCCAGAGCCCATTGCGATTACAAACCTGCATGGAGACATTGAGTCACACTGGCTGCAGTTTCACTTTTTAACAGAGATCTCCTCAGCAGTGTTCATAATTACTGAGAGCATCAATGAGAGAGAATACGAGCTGTTATCATCTCTGCAGCAATCAAGAGCTAAATTCTACTTCATCCTTAATCCTCCAGATGAGAAATGTACTGAAATTCTACAACCTCTTAGAAACTTAGCCCCACTGCTGAAGTTCAACAAATCACACCTATTGGTAAAAAATGGTGCCCCAAATAAGGCAGAATTTGTGAAAAAGGTGCAATCCACCATAAGAAGCATAATGAACTCCACTCACAAGAGAGTGAATGTGGAAGAAATGGCCATGACAGCACGTAACATAGGAATCCAAGTAGATGAGGATTGTGAGGAATGTCAGAGGGCAAAAGAGTGGACTGAAGAAATCACTGGGGAAATAGAAGATATTGCAAAGTACAAGAGGAAAATGCTCAGACTCCAGGGGAAACTCTGGAAAGATTTAGCTGAAGTGGAGAAACAGCTGTACGGAGTGAAAGGGCAAAATGGCAACCCTGTGGAGATCGATAAATCTAAACTGAAAGAGAAATGGTTGGAGCTACGTACAGAGCAGAATAAATGTGATTTTACTAGTGGCCTAACTAAATTTACTGAAGGAATTGGGCATCAAGATGCAATGGGGAAACATTACTTCCTGAAGTGGTTTAAATTGAATCTGGATTGCATTGCTAGGGAAAATCTTTCTAAATTGCAAGATGAATATGAGAGGACATGTGATCCCATATTATTAGCAGAACTAGATGAATCACTCTCTGCCAGTTCCTTAGGGGTGGAGCATTTTATGCTTGAGTTGGGACAGTTTTATGAAGCTGAATGCTCAATGGTCAAGGAAGGCAAAATGCTAGAAAGCCAAAGAAAATTCAGCCAGTTTCCAGACATTGCGGCTGACCTGATGTTGGAAGGGTTTCCCATGGAGCTGCTCAATGGGGATGCATCCAACATCCCACTGCAGTGGGTTACAGATGTATTGACTCATCTCCATACCAAGTTGGGGGGAAAGTCCAAAATGCTGGTTCTAGCGGTGCTAggagtgcagagcactgggaaatccaccCTCCTCAACACCATGTTTGGCCTGCAGCTTGCAGTGAGCAGTGGCCGATGTACACAAGGAGCCTTCATGTCACTCATTAAAGTTACAGGAAACTTAAAGGAGGATCTTCATTGTGATTTCATCCTGGTTATAGACACACAAGGTTTGAAAGCCCCTCAACTGGCCCAAATGGAGAATAATTATGAACgtgacaatgagctggccacaCTGGTGATTGGGTTAAGTGACATAACAATCATTAACATTGCCATGAAAAATGCAACAGAAATGCATGGTATTCTGCAAATTGTGATTCACTCATTTCTCAAAATGGAGGAAATTGGGCAGAAGCCCACCTTCCAATTTGTGCATCATAACATCAATGATGTGTCTGCAGAAGAACAAAACACGAGCAACAGGAAATATCTTGTGGAacagctgaatgaaatgaccaaacttgcagcaaagaaagaaaaaggatccAGAGAAGTGGCATTTTCTGACATCATGGACTATGTTCCAGAAAAGCATAATTGGTACATTCCCAGCGTGTGGCATGGAGTCCCTCCCATGGCTCAAGTGAATATAGGATACAGTGAGAGTGTGTGCGAACTGAAGAAATTCTTGGTTGATCATATGAGAAACCGTTCACTTAACACGGCTCCCAAAGACATTCCCCAGTTTAATGGATGGATGACAAAGCTGTGGTACTTTGTGAAATATGGAAAATCCCCTTTAACCAAGAATTTTGTAACTGAATTCCTATAA